One window from the genome of Kaistella carnis encodes:
- a CDS encoding RrF2 family transcriptional regulator encodes MFSKACEYAIKATIYIAQQSHQERRVNVKEVSKAVDAPEAFTAKILQQLCRENILESNRGKQGGFIFQVDKQKQIKIYDVVQLIDGDDIFTNCGLGLQKCSSENPCPVHDDFKEVRNGLIAMVQKYSFYDLAQKTESGLAWLK; translated from the coding sequence ATGTTTTCAAAAGCCTGTGAATATGCCATAAAAGCAACCATTTATATCGCGCAGCAAAGCCATCAGGAGCGGCGTGTGAATGTAAAGGAAGTTTCAAAAGCCGTAGATGCACCCGAGGCTTTTACCGCAAAAATATTGCAGCAACTTTGTCGTGAGAATATTCTGGAATCTAACCGTGGAAAACAGGGTGGTTTTATTTTCCAAGTTGACAAGCAGAAGCAAATTAAAATTTATGATGTGGTTCAGCTGATCGATGGTGATGACATTTTTACCAATTGTGGCTTGGGTTTACAAAAGTGTTCCTCCGAAAATCCCTGTCCGGTTCATGACGATTTCAAAGAAGTGCGAAATGGTTTGATCGCGATGGTACAGAAATATTCTTTCTATGATTTGGCCCAAAAAACCGAAAGTGGTTTGGCTTGGCTGAAATAA
- the ric gene encoding iron-sulfur cluster repair di-iron protein, whose translation MLTKEKTIGEMVAEDFRAAQVFRKYKIDFCCKGNRTIEEACENKKFDVAEVYSDLENIANEKSGDIDFNSWPLDLLADYIEKTHHRYVEENSTVLLQYLNKLCKVHGERHPELFEINSIFAEISGELAAHMKKEELILFPFIKRMVNAKQKGEELITPNFGTVESPVAMMKHEHTVVGDLFVKIDNLTNNYQFPDDACGTYQVTYKMLEDFEKDLHTHIHLENNILFPKAIELEKTF comes from the coding sequence ATGTTAACTAAAGAGAAAACGATCGGTGAAATGGTTGCGGAAGATTTCAGAGCAGCGCAAGTGTTTAGAAAATATAAAATTGATTTCTGCTGCAAAGGAAACAGAACCATTGAAGAAGCCTGTGAAAACAAGAAATTTGACGTGGCTGAAGTCTACAGCGATTTAGAAAATATCGCAAATGAAAAATCCGGTGATATCGATTTTAATTCCTGGCCATTGGATTTATTAGCAGATTATATTGAAAAAACACATCACCGCTATGTTGAAGAAAACTCAACGGTGTTGCTTCAATATTTGAATAAACTCTGTAAAGTTCATGGCGAGAGACATCCTGAACTATTTGAGATCAACAGCATTTTTGCAGAGATTTCCGGCGAATTAGCAGCGCACATGAAAAAAGAAGAGTTAATTCTTTTCCCTTTCATAAAAAGAATGGTGAACGCCAAACAAAAAGGCGAAGAATTAATCACTCCAAATTTCGGAACGGTGGAAAGTCCGGTTGCGATGATGAAACATGAGCATACCGTAGTAGGCGACCTGTTCGTGAAGATTGATAACTTAACCAATAACTATCAGTTCCCGGATGATGCTTGTGGAACCTATCAAGTGACGTATAAAATGTTGGAGGATTTCGAAAAAGATCTTCATACCCACATTCACTTAGAAAATAATATCCTTTTTCCAAAAGCAATCGAATTAGAGAAAACGTTTTAA
- a CDS encoding chloride channel protein, producing the protein MERTKIVTKHYFRLIVASVIVALGSALLAFTLKHLTEYFEHLFFNKINDFNSIYFIFLPTIGITAIFFLRKYFFQNRKNKGIAEIYKTLDQRKDHLPLFKIPSHFINGFLTVIFGGSTGVEVSTVVATATIGNYAYEKEFSARMYKRELICAGVVAGVAILFTSPLAGFLFALEVIARKMRKSLLIACSASALVSWIFIELFDSETILHHSVEKWTYAAIPFFIILSILGGVLSVYFTLLVTRMKKIFGNISNNFIRINLGAIAVGTMIYYFPSLYGDSYHGLREILNEPLSAPTLTIFILVILAVLKPLAASLTLGAGGDGGVFAPSIVAGAFLGLGVAFVGNTYFNMDLIPINFALIGAAATLSASLYAPFTSVVLICNLLPNGYILFIPILACCFVSFLVAKWILPYNVYTYDFYLNSKTSA; encoded by the coding sequence TTGGAAAGAACGAAAATCGTTACCAAACATTATTTCAGATTAATTGTAGCTTCCGTAATTGTGGCTTTGGGAAGCGCTTTGCTCGCTTTTACGCTCAAACATCTGACAGAATATTTCGAACATTTATTCTTCAACAAGATTAATGATTTCAACTCCATCTATTTTATTTTTTTGCCCACGATTGGAATTACAGCCATCTTTTTCCTGCGAAAATATTTTTTTCAAAACCGGAAAAACAAAGGAATTGCCGAAATTTATAAAACCCTGGATCAGAGAAAAGATCATTTACCACTTTTTAAAATTCCCTCCCATTTCATCAACGGTTTTTTGACCGTTATTTTTGGAGGGTCAACCGGAGTGGAAGTTTCTACCGTTGTTGCAACAGCAACCATTGGAAATTATGCCTACGAAAAAGAATTTTCTGCCAGAATGTACAAACGCGAACTCATCTGCGCAGGTGTGGTCGCCGGAGTTGCGATACTGTTTACGAGTCCGCTCGCCGGATTTTTATTTGCATTGGAAGTCATCGCGAGAAAAATGCGGAAATCGCTTCTCATCGCATGCAGCGCGTCGGCTTTGGTAAGCTGGATCTTTATTGAACTTTTCGATTCTGAAACCATTCTGCATCATTCTGTAGAAAAATGGACGTATGCTGCGATTCCTTTTTTCATTATACTGAGTATTTTAGGTGGCGTACTGTCGGTTTATTTTACGCTTTTGGTGACGAGAATGAAAAAGATTTTCGGGAATATTTCTAATAATTTTATCCGCATCAATTTAGGTGCGATTGCTGTTGGAACCATGATTTATTACTTCCCAAGTCTATACGGCGACAGTTATCACGGACTTCGGGAGATCTTAAACGAACCTTTATCGGCGCCTACTTTAACGATTTTTATTCTTGTAATTTTAGCGGTTCTAAAGCCTTTGGCAGCATCTTTAACTTTGGGTGCAGGCGGCGATGGCGGTGTTTTCGCCCCGAGTATTGTTGCGGGAGCTTTTTTAGGATTAGGAGTGGCTTTTGTAGGCAACACCTATTTCAATATGGATTTAATTCCGATCAATTTTGCGCTGATTGGCGCGGCTGCAACCTTATCAGCTTCGCTTTATGCTCCCTTTACCTCGGTGGTTTTAATTTGCAATCTCCTACCAAATGGCTATATTTTATTTATACCGATATTAGCCTGCTGCTTCGTTTCCTTTTTGGTTGCAAAATGGATTTTACCGTATAATGTGTATACGTATGATTTCTATTTGAATTCTAAAACCTCAGCATAA
- a CDS encoding YeiH family protein — translation MQTTLDKDLFRKILFFLLVVFCVSPFASSPVALALGIAFTIIIGNPYEQKVHKYIHLLLQISIVGLGFGLQLNEALKAGKEGITLTIMSITTVMVLGYFLGKFLKIERPLSYLISVGTAICGGSAIAAVTPIIKPTTKQMSLALAIVFTLNSVALFIYPAIGHLLNMTQEQFGLWCAIGIHDTSSVVGAANKYGDVALKVATTVKLSRALWIIPMSLLTMVFFKTKGAKIKIPWFIGYFVIAILLHTYFPIFDGFSKVATTVAKSGLNLTLFFIGSTISIQTLKTISWKPLFLAIVLWVIISVGSLLIILK, via the coding sequence ATGCAAACTACTTTAGACAAAGACCTTTTTCGAAAAATTCTATTTTTCCTTTTAGTCGTTTTCTGTGTTTCTCCATTCGCAAGTTCTCCTGTTGCTTTGGCTTTAGGAATTGCTTTTACGATCATCATTGGAAATCCATACGAACAGAAAGTTCACAAATATATTCACCTTTTACTGCAAATTTCCATCGTCGGATTAGGATTTGGATTGCAGCTCAATGAAGCGTTGAAAGCTGGAAAAGAAGGAATTACTTTAACCATTATGAGTATCACGACCGTCATGGTTCTTGGTTATTTTCTGGGAAAATTTCTGAAAATTGAAAGACCTTTATCCTACTTGATTTCCGTGGGAACTGCGATTTGTGGTGGAAGTGCAATTGCAGCTGTAACGCCCATCATTAAACCAACCACGAAACAAATGTCTTTGGCTTTAGCGATTGTTTTCACTTTAAATTCCGTGGCTTTATTTATTTATCCCGCAATCGGACATTTATTAAATATGACGCAGGAACAGTTCGGATTGTGGTGCGCAATTGGAATTCACGACACGAGTTCCGTAGTTGGAGCCGCAAATAAATATGGCGATGTCGCGCTGAAAGTAGCAACAACCGTTAAACTTTCAAGAGCTTTGTGGATCATTCCAATGTCACTGTTAACGATGGTATTTTTCAAAACCAAAGGTGCAAAAATTAAAATTCCGTGGTTTATCGGTTATTTTGTGATCGCTATTTTATTGCATACCTATTTTCCGATCTTCGATGGCTTCAGTAAAGTTGCAACAACGGTAGCGAAATCTGGTTTAAATTTAACGCTCTTTTTTATCGGTTCTACCATTTCTATTCAGACCTTAAAAACCATCAGTTGGAAACCATTATTTCTTGCAATCGTACTTTGGGTCATTATCAGCGTCGGAAGTTTGTTGATTATTTTAAAATAA
- a CDS encoding LysR family transcriptional regulator — MFDYRLKVFSTVANRLSFTKAANELNISQPAVTKHIKEIENQLNTKLFNRNGTTIQLTESGKILLVYAEKVRNLYRDLEFGLSQLNKQEKGKLKIGASTTIAQYILPEILAKFNSYYKDINIELVTHNSEDISTLLKNGQIDLGIVEGESKSSYFNYEIFKPDEIVLVCKATHPLVQKNFKLKDLYDVDLIVREQGSGTQEFIQNQLKKSGIDVQKLKIIMQLGSSESLKNYLVHSDAMTFLSINTVLQELKNNQLSVIDIKNFSIERDFNFITLKGEQSELINLFIKFISYN; from the coding sequence ATGTTCGATTACCGCCTGAAAGTTTTTTCTACCGTTGCAAACCGTTTGAGTTTTACCAAAGCTGCAAACGAACTCAATATTTCGCAACCTGCCGTTACGAAGCACATTAAGGAAATCGAAAACCAGCTGAACACCAAATTATTTAACCGAAACGGAACGACCATTCAACTTACAGAAAGTGGAAAAATTTTATTGGTTTACGCCGAAAAAGTTCGAAATCTCTATCGCGATCTGGAATTTGGTCTGTCGCAACTCAACAAACAGGAAAAAGGAAAACTGAAAATCGGCGCAAGTACGACGATCGCTCAATATATTCTGCCGGAAATTCTGGCGAAATTTAATTCTTATTATAAAGACATCAACATCGAATTGGTGACGCATAATTCCGAAGATATTTCTACTTTGCTCAAAAACGGACAGATCGATCTGGGAATTGTGGAAGGTGAATCGAAGTCCTCTTATTTTAATTATGAAATCTTTAAACCCGATGAAATTGTGTTGGTCTGTAAAGCGACCCATCCTTTGGTTCAGAAAAATTTTAAACTGAAAGATCTGTATGACGTCGATTTGATCGTGAGAGAACAAGGTTCCGGAACGCAGGAATTTATTCAAAATCAACTGAAAAAATCTGGAATTGATGTTCAAAAATTAAAGATCATCATGCAATTGGGAAGCAGCGAAAGTCTCAAAAATTATTTGGTTCATTCTGATGCGATGACGTTTTTGTCCATCAATACCGTTCTGCAGGAATTAAAAAATAATCAGCTAAGTGTGATTGATATTAAAAATTTTAGCATTGAAAGAGATTTTAATTTTATTACTTTAAAAGGAGAACAGTCGGAATTGATCAATCTATTTATTAAATTTATTAGTTATAACTAA
- a CDS encoding hypervirulence associated TUDOR domain-containing protein codes for MKTKFKIGDKVNWNSEAGKVSGTIIKVHTKDFDYKGYTHHAKEDDPQYEIKSSKTDHIAAHKGSALTKEK; via the coding sequence ATGAAAACAAAATTTAAAATCGGCGACAAAGTCAACTGGAATTCTGAAGCTGGAAAAGTTTCCGGAACCATTATTAAAGTTCATACGAAGGATTTTGATTACAAAGGTTACACGCATCACGCGAAAGAAGACGATCCACAATACGAAATAAAAAGCAGCAAAACCGATCATATTGCGGCGCACAAAGGTTCGGCTTTAACAAAAGAAAAATAA
- a CDS encoding DUF488 domain-containing protein: MKTIPKQTIYTIGHSTRTIEEFLELLFSFNIKILADIRRLPGSRKYPQFDQDALKKSLEENGIVYIYIEDLGGRRPAKKESKNTTWRNKSFQGYADYMETESFANGAAELAKYALEKPTAMMCSEAVWWRCHRSMVSDYFKAKGWEVLHIMALGKVTEHPYTAPARVVGDQVLYSEERADQPCQGLKS, from the coding sequence ATGAAGACTATTCCAAAACAAACCATCTACACCATCGGTCATTCTACGAGAACGATCGAGGAATTTTTGGAGTTGCTCTTTTCATTTAATATTAAAATTTTAGCAGACATCAGAAGATTGCCGGGGTCACGAAAATATCCGCAGTTCGATCAGGACGCTTTGAAAAAATCCTTAGAAGAAAATGGAATCGTATACATTTATATCGAAGATTTAGGCGGAAGAAGGCCCGCAAAAAAAGAGTCTAAAAATACAACTTGGCGCAATAAATCCTTTCAAGGCTACGCCGATTATATGGAAACCGAATCCTTTGCAAACGGTGCTGCAGAACTGGCAAAGTATGCCTTAGAAAAACCTACTGCGATGATGTGTTCTGAAGCAGTTTGGTGGCGGTGTCACCGTTCTATGGTTTCGGATTATTTCAAAGCAAAAGGTTGGGAAGTTTTGCATATCATGGCATTGGGGAAAGTTACAGAACATCCTTACACTGCGCCGGCGAGAGTTGTGGGAGATCAGGTTCTTTATTCGGAAGAGCGTGCGGATCAACCTTGTCAAGGTTTGAAATCTTGA
- a CDS encoding universal stress protein → MKKRFIILIDFSDQTSNLIRYACDWSKQAKAKLMLVHETIVIAPSLIDSESREQITQEANNAAFQKMKALTDELIPSSTEVSFSISESHIQTTLTNLLAEPFENYIFAGLSNTNIIKQILIGSVTLQIIENINNTVIAMPKDIYKFSHEKIFVAVTETHPLNILELNKVLNLMDEAETCITFFYLAKPKEDTSGIELILNDLAKLFTDRYETKTAIYKGRNRISEIKKVINDREEELLIVQIGSRLLTDQIFRKFLINELVYEGQTPLIVLP, encoded by the coding sequence ATGAAAAAAAGATTTATCATCCTTATTGACTTTTCAGACCAAACAAGCAACTTGATTCGATATGCCTGTGACTGGAGTAAGCAAGCCAAGGCAAAATTAATGCTGGTCCATGAAACAATAGTCATAGCGCCGTCTCTAATTGACAGCGAGAGCCGAGAACAAATCACCCAGGAAGCCAATAATGCCGCTTTTCAAAAAATGAAAGCGCTTACAGATGAATTAATTCCATCCTCAACTGAAGTGTCCTTCTCTATTTCAGAAAGCCATATACAAACTACGCTGACCAATCTTTTAGCAGAACCTTTTGAAAACTATATTTTCGCAGGACTTTCAAACACCAACATAATCAAACAGATATTGATAGGTAGTGTCACGCTTCAGATCATTGAAAACATCAACAATACGGTGATCGCAATGCCAAAAGACATTTATAAGTTCTCACACGAGAAGATTTTTGTGGCAGTAACAGAAACGCATCCATTGAATATTTTAGAGTTAAATAAAGTTTTGAATCTTATGGATGAAGCGGAAACTTGTATTACATTCTTTTATCTCGCCAAACCTAAAGAAGACACTTCCGGAATAGAACTTATTTTAAATGATCTCGCAAAATTATTCACAGACCGTTACGAAACAAAAACGGCGATATATAAAGGACGAAACCGCATTTCGGAAATTAAGAAAGTAATCAATGACAGAGAAGAAGAACTCCTGATTGTTCAAATAGGTTCGCGACTTTTAACGGACCAGATTTTTAGAAAATTTTTAATAAATGAATTGGTTTATGAAGGGCAAACTCCTTTAATTGTTTTACCGTAA
- a CDS encoding potassium/proton antiporter: MNLTTENILLIGSLLLFISIIVGKTSYKFGVPTLLLFLVVGMLAGSDGILGIYFDSPKLAQLIGIVALNFILFSGGLDTDWTSVKPILREGIVLSTVGVLLTALTLGTFVFYVTDFTIYESMLLGSIVSSTDAAAVFSILRSKSLALKSNLRPTLELESGSNDPMAYVLTIAFLTLVINQDQSLSSIIPLFLQQMVLGGIAGFGFGKLSKFIINRIKLDFEGLYPVLVIALMFITFSATDFVGGNGFLAIYICAVFLGSQDLIHKKTILKMYDGLAWLMQIVLFLTLGLLVYPSEITPVIGIGLLISLFLIIVARPVSVFLSLMFFKMELRRRFYISWVGLRGAVPIVFATYPLLAGIDKADMIFNIVFFISITSVLIQGTTLSVVAKWLNVALPAKNKTMTNLDQFILDLPKSSLKEFELLPDDHCVNKRIVDLNFPQSTFIVMIKRNGEYIRPGGSTKLKVHDVLMVLADEDKDFNMLSDFLHQPKFLVKP; the protein is encoded by the coding sequence ATGAATTTAACCACCGAAAACATCCTGTTAATTGGATCTCTGTTACTTTTTATAAGTATCATTGTAGGCAAGACATCTTATAAATTTGGCGTTCCGACATTATTGCTCTTTTTGGTGGTAGGAATGTTGGCGGGTTCAGATGGAATTTTAGGAATTTATTTTGACAGCCCCAAACTTGCCCAATTAATAGGCATCGTTGCCCTAAACTTCATTTTGTTTTCCGGCGGCCTCGATACCGACTGGACTTCCGTAAAACCAATACTTCGAGAAGGAATTGTTTTGTCTACAGTGGGTGTTTTACTCACTGCCTTAACACTGGGTACGTTTGTTTTCTACGTTACCGACTTTACAATATATGAAAGCATGTTGCTCGGTTCCATCGTTTCATCAACGGATGCAGCAGCCGTATTTTCAATTCTGCGTTCAAAAAGTCTTGCCTTGAAGAGTAATCTAAGACCCACTTTAGAATTAGAAAGCGGGAGTAACGATCCCATGGCGTACGTTCTGACCATCGCATTTTTGACCTTGGTCATCAATCAGGATCAAAGTTTATCTTCTATTATTCCCCTCTTTTTACAGCAAATGGTTTTGGGAGGAATTGCCGGTTTTGGCTTTGGTAAACTCAGTAAATTCATTATCAACCGAATTAAACTGGACTTTGAAGGTCTTTATCCCGTTTTGGTCATTGCGTTAATGTTTATCACCTTTTCAGCGACTGATTTTGTGGGCGGCAACGGCTTTCTTGCCATTTACATTTGCGCCGTATTTTTGGGAAGTCAAGACTTGATCCACAAGAAAACCATTTTAAAAATGTATGATGGACTAGCGTGGCTCATGCAGATCGTTCTGTTCTTAACCTTAGGTTTACTCGTTTATCCCTCAGAAATTACACCCGTAATCGGGATCGGACTTTTAATTTCCCTCTTCTTAATTATTGTTGCCCGACCCGTAAGTGTATTTCTGAGTTTGATGTTTTTCAAAATGGAATTGCGAAGAAGGTTTTATATTTCCTGGGTGGGTTTGCGCGGTGCAGTGCCTATTGTTTTTGCTACGTATCCACTTTTGGCGGGCATTGACAAAGCCGATATGATTTTCAATATTGTATTTTTCATTTCGATTACCTCCGTTCTTATTCAGGGTACCACTCTCTCCGTAGTTGCGAAATGGCTGAATGTTGCACTGCCCGCCAAAAATAAAACGATGACGAACTTAGACCAGTTTATATTGGATCTCCCGAAATCATCACTGAAAGAATTTGAACTGCTCCCGGATGATCATTGCGTCAATAAAAGAATTGTAGATTTAAATTTTCCGCAATCCACGTTCATTGTGATGATCAAAAGAAACGGAGAATATATTCGCCCCGGAGGTTCAACCAAATTAAAAGTCCATGATGTCTTAATGGTTCTGGCAGACGAAGATAAAGACTTTAATATGTTAAGTGATTTCCTGCATCAACCCAAGTTTCTCGTAAAGCCCTAA
- a CDS encoding TraB/GumN family protein, whose translation METKRLFTLISLLIFFLSFGQNSVLWKVTNKNTALTSFILGTYHLAGQEFVNSHPIILEKMKAADLVITETEINRSKFSAYYNLRPSSDMLSTILSPEDLAYLKEIFADEKIDLEKYTPGELLLKLQVYYPKYRCSAIKNTVNLPMDEYIQQLADLNKKELYYLESALFYLAILLPFFYIGKCK comes from the coding sequence ATGGAAACTAAAAGATTATTTACGCTCATTTCGCTTTTGATCTTCTTTTTGTCTTTCGGACAAAATTCAGTTCTTTGGAAAGTGACCAATAAAAATACGGCGCTCACCTCCTTCATTCTGGGAACTTATCACTTAGCGGGTCAGGAATTTGTCAATTCACATCCCATTATTCTGGAAAAGATGAAAGCAGCAGATCTCGTTATTACGGAAACAGAAATAAACAGATCTAAATTTTCAGCTTATTATAATCTGCGACCCTCTTCAGACATGCTGTCTACCATTTTGTCACCCGAAGATCTGGCCTACCTTAAAGAGATTTTTGCAGACGAAAAAATTGATCTGGAAAAATATACGCCGGGTGAATTATTGCTGAAACTTCAGGTTTATTATCCAAAATACAGGTGCAGCGCAATAAAAAATACCGTCAACTTACCTATGGATGAATATATTCAGCAGCTTGCAGATTTGAACAAAAAAGAATTGTATTATCTGGAAAGTGCTCTTTTTTATCTTGCTATTTTACTTCCTTTTTTTTATATTGGCAAATGTAAATGA
- a CDS encoding CIA30 family protein, translated as MSNKNPADGTTNKTKAKAEKNKHILYDFTKQGKGKWRIQNDVVMGGRSESQLKMTEENYAHFTGRVSLENNGGFCSIHQTSEKEPFIIKEESDVFILNLKGDGKDYNFRIRTPNGRHSYAATFSTNNNGDWETITIPFKSMQATYRGEVVNVPNYNGENVVEMQLLIGNKKEENFEILVKSIAVN; from the coding sequence ATGTCAAATAAAAATCCAGCTGACGGTACGACCAATAAAACTAAAGCAAAAGCCGAAAAAAACAAGCACATCCTTTATGATTTCACAAAACAGGGCAAAGGCAAATGGCGGATACAAAATGATGTGGTGATGGGTGGCAGATCTGAAAGTCAACTAAAAATGACTGAGGAAAATTACGCCCATTTTACCGGCCGGGTTTCACTGGAAAACAATGGTGGTTTCTGCTCGATCCATCAAACTTCCGAGAAAGAGCCGTTTATAATTAAGGAAGAATCTGATGTTTTTATATTAAATCTTAAGGGAGATGGCAAAGATTACAATTTTAGAATCAGAACTCCGAACGGCAGACATTCGTATGCTGCTACATTTTCAACAAACAATAATGGAGATTGGGAAACCATCACTATTCCATTTAAATCGATGCAAGCCACTTACAGGGGTGAAGTTGTAAACGTCCCGAACTACAACGGCGAAAATGTGGTCGAAATGCAGTTACTGATTGGTAATAAAAAAGAAGAAAACTTTGAAATTTTAGTGAAATCAATTGCGGTAAATTAA
- a CDS encoding transketolase family protein, producing the protein MKYTYTEQKDTRSGFGAGLAELADKNPNVVALCADLIGSLKMEKFIEKAPERFFQVGIAEANMMGIAAGLTINGKIPFTGTFANFSTSRVYDQIRQSIAYSNKNVKICASHAGLTLGEDGATHQVLEDIGMMKMLPGMTVINTCDYNQTKAATLAIADFDGPVYLRFGRPVVPVFIPEDMPFEIGKGIMLQEGTDVTIVATGHLVWESLLAADALEKEGISCEVINIHTIKPLDEEIILKSVEKTGRIVTAEEHNYIGGLGESVAGMLSRKRPTIQEFVAVNDTFGESATPAELMKKYGIDSDAVQAAVKRIMKR; encoded by the coding sequence ATGAAATATACATACACAGAACAAAAAGATACAAGAAGCGGATTCGGCGCTGGATTAGCAGAATTGGCAGATAAAAACCCAAATGTCGTCGCACTTTGCGCCGACCTTATCGGATCCTTAAAAATGGAGAAATTCATTGAAAAAGCACCGGAACGTTTTTTCCAGGTCGGGATCGCAGAAGCCAACATGATGGGAATCGCCGCCGGTTTAACAATCAACGGAAAAATTCCTTTTACCGGAACTTTCGCGAACTTCTCTACTTCCAGAGTTTATGACCAGATTCGTCAGTCAATTGCTTACTCCAACAAAAATGTAAAAATTTGTGCCTCCCACGCCGGATTAACTTTGGGTGAAGATGGTGCAACACACCAAGTTTTAGAAGACATCGGAATGATGAAAATGCTTCCCGGTATGACCGTAATCAACACTTGTGATTATAACCAAACCAAAGCAGCAACTCTTGCCATCGCAGATTTCGACGGCCCCGTTTATTTAAGATTCGGACGACCAGTTGTTCCCGTATTTATTCCGGAAGATATGCCTTTCGAAATCGGAAAAGGAATTATGCTTCAGGAAGGAACCGACGTCACCATCGTCGCAACCGGACATTTAGTTTGGGAATCTTTGTTGGCGGCAGATGCTTTAGAGAAAGAAGGAATTTCTTGTGAAGTGATCAACATTCACACGATCAAACCTTTAGACGAAGAGATCATCTTAAAATCGGTAGAAAAAACAGGAAGAATCGTAACAGCCGAAGAACACAACTACATCGGAGGTTTAGGAGAATCCGTGGCCGGAATGTTGTCCAGAAAAAGACCAACCATTCAGGAATTCGTAGCCGTAAACGATACGTTCGGAGAATCTGCCACACCAGCAGAACTCATGAAAAAGTACGGAATCGATTCGGACGCTGTTCAAGCAGCAGTGAAGAGAATTATGAAGAGATAA
- a CDS encoding transketolase: protein MSKSTEELKSLTTQIRRDILRMVHAVNSGHPGGSLGCTEYFTALYGKVMNYKLPFTMEGKNEDLFFLSNGHISPVFYSTLARFDFFPVAELATFRKLGTRLQGHPTTHDDLPGVRVASGSLGQGLSVAIGAALGKKLDGDESLVYVLQGDGELQEGQNWEAFMFAAAKKVDNLITTIDYNGRQIDGDTDDVLDLGNLHAKMEAFGWIVLNEKNGNDLEAVIAILERAKAETGQGKPVCILLHTEMGHGVDFMMGTHAWHGKAPSDEQLDNAFKQLYLEAPADY, encoded by the coding sequence ATGAGTAAATCTACTGAAGAGCTGAAATCTCTTACCACACAGATTAGAAGAGACATTTTAAGAATGGTTCACGCCGTTAATTCAGGGCATCCGGGCGGAAGTTTGGGCTGTACCGAATACTTCACCGCATTGTACGGGAAAGTCATGAACTACAAACTCCCTTTCACCATGGAAGGAAAAAACGAAGATCTTTTCTTTCTTTCCAACGGACACATTTCGCCCGTGTTCTACTCCACTTTAGCGAGATTCGATTTTTTCCCCGTTGCAGAATTGGCAACGTTTAGAAAATTGGGAACCAGATTGCAGGGACATCCAACCACGCATGACGATCTTCCGGGAGTCAGAGTCGCTTCGGGGTCTTTGGGTCAGGGATTGTCGGTTGCGATTGGTGCCGCTTTAGGTAAAAAATTAGACGGTGATGAAAGCTTGGTCTATGTATTACAAGGCGATGGCGAATTGCAGGAAGGTCAAAACTGGGAAGCATTTATGTTTGCCGCTGCTAAAAAAGTAGATAATTTAATTACAACCATTGACTACAACGGACGTCAGATTGATGGCGACACCGATGATGTTTTAGATTTAGGAAATCTACACGCAAAAATGGAAGCATTTGGCTGGATCGTTTTGAACGAGAAAAACGGAAACGATTTAGAAGCCGTAATCGCGATTCTGGAAAGAGCAAAAGCAGAAACCGGTCAGGGAAAACCCGTGTGTATTCTATTGCATACCGAAATGGGACATGGTGTAGATTTTATGATGGGAACTCACGCATGGCACGGAAAAGCGCCTAGCGATGAGCAACTGGATAACGCTTTCAAACAATTGTATTTAGAAGCGCCGGCTGATTACTAA